One Epinephelus moara isolate mb unplaced genomic scaffold, YSFRI_EMoa_1.0 scaffold3375, whole genome shotgun sequence genomic window, CAGTGGACACAGGGCCTAAAATGATGCAGTCAGTCAGGTGTTGCTCCGTCCTACCTTGGCCAGCTTGATTGCTTCAGTGAGTTTGTCCAAGGAGCTCTGCAGGTACGCCAGCTGTTGGAAACACAACAAGCATCAGTCATCGACAGGAAGAGAAAACCGAGAGACGTTTATCAGTAGCAGCTTCTATCACTGCAATACGGACACTACATTAATGAGTGTGTGACGTCACTGTGACATAACTGAATCAGCTTCTTCCAAAAAATGGAGTCAAGAACAAAAAACTGTGGTGAGTCAGACTGTTGAaaagggtcagaggtcagcagcAGCCTCTGACCCTGTTTACTAACAGCTGTTAATGAGGCAGGAAGCTGCACACATTacagccctgacacaccaagccgtcAGTCAGCTGGTGGTTAATGTTGGACCGTCGCTGAGCATCTGTGGCCCTCCTCGCCCCCGGTGTGTTCTGCACTGTCGGCCCTTGTCGTCTTTTTTCAGGCTGATTCAGCATCAGCTTGTTCCatgaggtcagattatttttctcttcagcagaaatgtttcctgatggtttgtgttattgttcactagcgcacggtaaatatgctctgattgtgttgttaatgtgctaactggctaactagcatcaagacgctcttcctgtttccctttttcaatgatgaatacagacgaccgccgtctgctgctgtggagacttATTCCCCCTCAGCAGGTGTGATCAGGTGATTCTGTTTGGCGACCTGAGGCGACGCAGCACTTGGGCACTGTACGGTGGGTTACGTGTTGAAAGGAAAGGTTGACCCTGTGTTTACTGATTTAAGCCACAGACGTCACAACTCCGACAGTGAAGTTTGGTCGTACCCGCTCTCCGTACTTCTGCTGCTCCTCGGCCTGTTTTCCCATGTGAAGCTGTGGAGAGAAGAAACTGAACTGTGATCAgaagccgacacacacagacacgttcAGACATGTTCATGAGTTCCCATACACACAAACTTCCTGTCAACACACTCACATGTGCGATAGAAGCAAAGTAGTAGATCTTCATCTGAACCAGTTTCTTCCAGTCTTTCTGAATCTTTCCCAGCATGGACGCTGTCTCCGAGTTCTCCAGAGCCCTGCACGCCTCCTTATAATAATCCACCACCTGCAGCACCGCAGACACACATACCAACACGTTAATGACTCATCGAGACCATTTCAATAAACAGGATTCAGATGTCAGAGGTCGACCTGAGCGCTGATTCGAGCAACCAGGAAACTCTTCCTGTTGTCCAACATGGACTTCTCCAGAAGACACTCCTGAGCCTGTCCctgggagacagacagacaaacacaggtcCATGAGACGTTGTtgttggtggtgtgtgtgtgtgtgcgtgtgtgtgtgtgtgtgtgtgtgtgtgtgtgtgtgtgtgtgtgagtgagtgagtgagtgagtgagtgagtgagtgagtgagtgagtgagtgagagacagagacctACCAGCATCAGGTTGATGTTGAGGTTGAGGATCTGGTGGCTCATGTCCACGCTGAAGTTGTGACTGAAATGATCTCTCAGGTAGGAAAACGCTCCTGCTGAGCACTGGAAGTGTGTACAGGACACTTTCATGCCCtggacagacagcagacagtcagcaggactctgtgtgtgtgtgtgtgtgtgtgtgtgtgtgtgtgtgtgtgtgtgtgtgtgtctgtgtgtgtctgtgtctgtgtctgtgtgtgttacctcCTCAGACACTCTGTTATCCATGGCTCCCAACATGGAGTGCAGAGCTCCTGCAGAGAGTCCACACAGTTATCTGATGTTACAGTGAAATAAAGATCTGACGTCTTCAGACTGTCAGACATCAATTGAGGACGTCGTCCTCTGGATCCACACAGAGGAATCTGATGGACACTTTCTGAGGCTTGACTGATCAATCATGAATCAATAAACTGATCAGCAGATTGATCATGAGAGGAGCAAACGGCCAGCAGCCCTGAGTGTCACA contains:
- the LOC126387289 gene encoding tyrosine-protein phosphatase non-receptor type 23-like, coding for MLGAMDNRVSEEGMKVSCTHFQCSAGAFSYLRDHFSHNFSVDMSHQILNLNINLMLGQAQECLLEKSMLDNRKSFLVARISAQVVDYYKEACRALENSETASMLGKIQKDWKKLVQMKIYYFASIAHLHMGKQAEEQQKYGERLAYLQSSLDKLTEAIKLAKVGRSNT